From Paenibacillus physcomitrellae, the proteins below share one genomic window:
- a CDS encoding ABC transporter permease encodes MGNRQTLRRRLVRDFLLNKYLYLMMVPVIAYYLVFFYGPMYGALIAFKDYSPMKGILGSDWVGLKHFQDFFGSFYFLRVLKNTILISLYTLLFEFPAPILLALLINEVRRKKFKRVVQTITYMPYFISLVVICGIITDFTNADGLINRMFMFLGYDGQAMLQKPELFRPIYVLSEIWQRIGWESIIYIAALMSIDLEQYEAARIDGASRLKQMIYITLPGLLPTIMIMFILRMGNLLNVGFEKIILLYNPVTYETADVISSFVYRKGLLEFGWSYSSAVGLFNSVINLVLLITANTLSRRATQNSLW; translated from the coding sequence ATGGGAAATCGGCAAACGCTCAGAAGACGGCTGGTTCGCGACTTTTTGCTCAATAAATATTTGTACCTCATGATGGTCCCGGTGATCGCCTATTATTTGGTTTTCTTCTACGGACCTATGTACGGGGCGCTGATTGCGTTTAAGGACTATTCGCCTATGAAAGGCATTTTGGGCAGCGATTGGGTTGGACTAAAGCATTTTCAGGACTTCTTCGGCAGCTTTTATTTTCTGAGAGTGTTAAAAAATACGATTTTGATCAGTTTGTATACGCTGCTCTTTGAGTTCCCGGCGCCGATTCTGTTGGCTTTATTGATCAACGAGGTGCGCAGGAAGAAATTTAAACGTGTCGTGCAGACGATTACTTATATGCCGTATTTTATTTCGCTTGTTGTCATCTGCGGCATTATTACCGATTTTACGAACGCGGACGGACTCATTAACCGCATGTTTATGTTCCTCGGCTACGACGGTCAGGCCATGCTGCAGAAACCGGAACTGTTCCGTCCGATCTATGTGTTGTCCGAAATCTGGCAGCGGATCGGCTGGGAGTCGATTATTTATATCGCAGCCTTGATGAGCATCGATTTGGAGCAGTATGAAGCAGCGCGGATCGACGGCGCCAGCCGGCTCAAGCAAATGATTTATATTACGCTGCCGGGGCTCCTGCCAACGATTATGATCATGTTCATTCTCCGGATGGGGAATCTGCTTAATGTCGGATTTGAGAAAATTATTCTGCTCTATAATCCGGTCACGTATGAAACGGCGGACGTTATTTCCTCCTTCGTCTACCGGAAAGGGCTGCTGGAATTCGGCTGGAGCTACAGCTCCGCTGTCGGTTTGTTCAATTCGGTGATCAATCTCGTCCTGTTAATTACGGCTAATACCCTCAGCCGGAGGGCGACCCAAAACAGTCTATGGTGA